In a single window of the Corvus cornix cornix isolate S_Up_H32 chromosome 22, ASM73873v5, whole genome shotgun sequence genome:
- the GKN1 gene encoding gastrokine-1, translating to MNLPILTAVLLGLVLTPALADYHQQTDISKKISIGGGYQIMTINRKWLVASIEQKTNHGSWKTIWNYDTGFMATKVLPEKACYISIMNRTGMPSFDALPQLAAHIRNHQRSPTKEITFTLVKTIVRDLESYGPDTFSMCIGLTTYVAYEVHGPQFNLGSCIKLEVLQYLALTYCHNNNYV from the exons ATGAATCTCCCT ATTTTGACTGCAGTCCTTCTTGGACTTGTCCTGACTCCAGCCCTTGCTGATTAC cATCAACAGACAGATATAAGCAAGAAAATCTCCATTGGTGGAGGCTACCAAATTATGACCATCAATAGGAAATGGCTTGTGGCAAGTATTGAGCAAAAGACCAACCATGGGTCCTGGAAAACCATCTGGAACTACGACACG GGCTTTATGGCAACCAAAGTGCTGCCAGAGAAAGCTTGCTACATTTCCATAATGAACAGAACAGGGATGCCCAGCTTTGATGCACTTCCCCAGCTGGCTGCACACATCAGG AATCATCAGAGATCCCCTACGAAGGAAATCACATTCACCCTTGTCAAGACAATTGTTCGTGACCTTGAATCATATGGACCAGACACCTTCTCTATGTGCATCGGACTCACAACTTACGTGGCCTATGAAGTTCACG gacCACAATTCAATCTCGGGTCATGCATCAAACTTGAAGTCCTCCAATACCTGGCCCTCACATACTGCCATAACAATAACTATGTGTGA